The segment ATCTTTCAGATGTCATAACCATACTTCAGAGGGTAAACCAAGATTTCAGACATGAATATGCCTTTTAAGTGCATCGTTACTCTCAACTACCGCTAGAGTTCACTCAATCATAGTTTTTTGTGTCAATTTTAATATCCGATTTTGGGTATTATATTTGATGGTACGTGATGAGGTAACCTTCTGTGGATTTCAACTGGTAAGAGGTTTTGAGTAAAGATTCGAGATTCTGTCGAAAATTTATCTCTCTTGAGTAtctattttatcagcatgcataataattaGTAACTTAGTTCATGAAGCTACGACTTTTATGGaaaagctcttcaagttttgagagtgCCATTTATCGATTCAAAtcgcttacttgattaaaaagggcttttaaaagcatGTAATGCAAGCTTATGGTTCATAActaagaaagaaagggaaattcATAGGCTCAAAAGTGTTTGAGGGTTTTAAAGACCTAGGATCAtcatcaattatttattaactctctttctcttgttgtctttgtagaAGAGAGTGACATGCCGtatatttcatcaataaatctTGTTTCTTAAAACTGGATAGGAACTCTATCATAATCAAGCAATAATCATGCCTTACTCTTAACAAGATTTTTGATCAGTCAAAAACTTTCGGTGTTCTTAATTAAGGTCAAATGTTGACATATCATCATACCACTCTTTTCATTGTCAATCTTAAACTTAAAGAGAATACCAAAGCCATTGCCCATTTCTTATCTCCATGATACTCTTTTGtctcaaatttcaattcaaaagaaAGGTCAAGATTCTCGTCATTTCCTTATTTATATTTCACTATCTTTTAGAAGAATGACATATAACCATGTTTACCTAAACGATCAAAATTTTCTTAACAGGGGCTATAAAGCAAATCCAACTATTTATTTGATGGATAACCAATCTAAACATTTTGAAGACGGGAGAGGTTTTATTACAGATACCAAAGACATGTTCAtggttgaatatatatatttttttgtttcttttcctttcatttcctttcctttcctttttttttgaactCTCACCCTCGACATCGACTTTTGGCATTAGTTGTGCCCTTCCtcaattaaaaatcttttttgctCTTTCCAGACTCGATAGGAATTTTTCCTACCTTTAGCTTTAACTTGCTTTTAAATgcgggtgatttttttttttggctttcacATAGCTttcctcaaagttttcttggatgCCCCTCCAGTCTAGGGCTTTTTCATTTTTAGCAATTTCTTAATCGATGGTATTCTATCAAATGATATACCTAAGatcaaagattgaaattgacacaaaaaaccatagaaaaagccattttaatcttacaacgagtcaatttctgttttcaaaatacaagacaatcaaatgACTGCATATATTAAATGGCATGTGTTTGGTCTTTGACCAAAGaagtttgattttcaaaaatacttaaaaaaacacttccatctctctgatttcatttcaataattagACTTGAAAAGACATGATCTTTGACATGTGAGAGTTGATtccagaaaaagaaagattgtcaaacaagaagaGCATCGATCAAGTTTGCAAAATCCTCGACAGAAATGACAGTGACACTTCTTGATcatccttgaaaagttgagcaTTTAAGGGCAATACATTGTACCCTGGAAAGGAAATTAAACAATATTCATATCATCTAGGggcaaagaaagaatcaaatgATGAGTTAGCAAAGTCCATCAAAGTTATGTTTAGCATTTGGCACTAACTAAAGCCTCTTGATGATAGATAGAAAAACGAGCATGTTCAGATCAACGTAAGGGTGatattgttcaaagatagtccATGGTTTAGCAAACTCCAGTAGCATTTGAGAGCAACGCTGCACTTGAAGGACATCTTCATCTGGGTTTACCCTCTGAAACATGGCTACGAATCCTGGCAGATGTTATTGCacaattgaatttaaataaatatcgtAAGGATGCATACCACTAAGGCTGACTATGGGACCATCTGTTTTGAAGCTCAAGGTGcacttcaccgcatgaatatAAGTGATAAaatgaacatcattgataatgccaatgcatttcttttcataatCTGATTAGATTAGCTGAGAGGAATCCATTGAGAAGAACACTAAACATACAACAAAAAACCTTTTACCGCATGCTATGAGATGCATGTTTGGATGACTTGATAGTTCCTTGACGGTTccatgataacatatacttaaagagtattgtttcaactAAAGGCAAGTTTGTGGCTAATTAACAATTTATGATGGGTGTTGGCAAGATGGACACAACTAATCAAAGAAGAATTTTTGAGAGAATCCATAAGATGAATGATTGGTTAAGCTCCTTCATGATGAACCCATCAACATCGCACTTGGGGGCATGGTCATGCTTGATAAACAATGAAATTAGTAATCGTCGTAGATAGCTTATGATGGACACTATACTTACATTTGAGTAAAGGGCTAGCACACAAATGAGCTTGTCAAtcagaagaataaaaaaggCTTTGGATatcaaacaaaggcaccctatgaTAATGGAACATCAAAAGAGGGGGGCTATATTTCAAAcgaggtaaggatgcatgcatgtcatatGACctagtccaaaaaaaaaaaagaaaaatacattttggCCGACACCAGCCTAACACTCTTCTAGGTCGATGCTGGCCTAACACCTTTGGACCAACCTCGACCTAATTTCTTTTGAGCCGATCTCGACCTAACAAGGATGGGCTCAGCCCATATATTTGGGCTAGCCCATcccaatatatattattatattataatattatatattaaacaaaaaaatacaacaaaaaaattcaaaaatcctttcaaaaaaatttatgattttctcgtAGAATATTCtatcaattttgattaatattggattgtatttttatactataaagatacaaatccggtattaaaatactcgtttttttcagaaatgttttttttttaaattatataaaaaactatcttATTTTCATACATACAACcaagtttctaaaaaatatagaaattttcatatcatattttcatacaacaaaaattaaaaaaaatatgtattagtatgtattttttgttttaataaccagtttattaaatgCATGAGAGCagtctaaaatttcaaaaaatacaaaaaaatattttattttcttttaatatttgggattacaaatttatatgtatgaggtattcctaatattaaataagagttagttcttcttttgttgatgttagaatggttaggttttatccaaaaagataaggatctccttactaaggaggacttttcttaaaccttttcaccaattattagaaaatacaataacaccttagCATATATCAGACAATTATACAATACAACTTAATTTATgtagggtgtatttggggtgctaataccttccctttacacaaccagtcctCGTACCATATCTCTgtgactagttagggttcctagtaaccaaaatactaggtggagactctcattttctcttccactgataaaagacaagaaatccTAGTCTACCCATTTCTCGATTACTCAGATACAAGAGTGGACGCATTCACCGTGATGCTGCACCACTTGCGACATTAAGCTATAGACAGACCACTACTTAGGAACccattaaaatcttaaaaccaCTTTTAGTCCACACAATACAACTTACCTCATGTAGGGTGTCCCAGgagtgttaataccttccctagctACAACCAGTTCCTTACCCTTAAAATTTCTGATAAGACCAGTATACCCAGGTTTCCTAGTGACACTGAAGCAAAtaactaggtggtgactctcaTACCTCTCGACGCAAATAACTGCAGATTTTTTGGtccattaaatgatgaaatatatCACTTGCTAGATTTTCAGCAAGTGATATATACAATGTTGTTTTACACATTATTAATTATGGTGTAGcataattatgagattcctaTTGCATTaaagcattgttcctaaaatatTGTTGGTTGATGCCCTTTTAAATATAAGATATTTATTAGAATTGTTGAcattgatacatattatgttctttcctttATGAAATGAAGCAGTTGTTATAAGACATGTACACTGAACTGACCTGCGTGAGAATTCTATATGGAAAGATTACCAATGTCTATGGAAAGGCTCACGTgatggttgtgtaagtgatctttaaacttgagatcactaagttatcttatataaaaaatgttatgctttgatcctattacatgttatcttaatcgagGTAATAAAAGGGTAAACATtgagtataacatgaactatatgaaagtATTTGAGTGATCAAGGGAGGATTCATTACCCTAGgtgaattagataaaatatttcatatgttctcaaatagtattgactgagaaatccttggccaaggtggaaagagatttgaaaaaagttttacatcttattcaaacgatcaatgactattatgtagagaACAAACATAAATTGATATGATAGACATGCTTCATGTTTTAATGctaaatcagaatattattgatgaaaggatattaattacactgCAAAACCAGTCACTCAAGGATTAAATCAaaccactaatgacttttctaatatttaggggATCATGACATGTTGTTAGACGATGcacttgatctttaaatataaattaatcattattaaattgataataaattaaattatttaatttatttaattatatttaattaaaattaaaatttatatttggatcAACATATTAGAAACCTAATGGGTTACACACATTAAGAACcaatagtaaaaaattaaagtggtataatttaattaggtatgtcttaattaaaatatattttagatattaaggactggaatataattaatataaatattatatttttagacttagaaaaatcaagaaaggactcgattaagttaattttgaaaattatcctGAATTAATATGTAGAtattattgaaggaaaaaattaaaatgtttcaGGGTTTTAAAAGCATGTGGGCAACATGGGTACAGTGCCCTAGTGGTGGcacatggaagaagaagaaggggagaTAGAGAtagttttagggttttgggatATTTTACATCTTTGCCCCTTTCCTTTTGTGTTATGACCATatggtttattttaatataaaatacccTTTTACCCTCCTCTTTATGCCTTTTTTAAcccctcaaataaaattttgattttattttaattgaaacccaaattaaattaattatagaattatttttcgtaatatgattataatttaattaaaattgtttttaattaaataaaatttggattttataccttatattattttaattaaattattttgatttatggaTAAATTAGATACAATCTTAACCcactaaaaagatttaaatgagATTTCTCGAATTTAATGAGAGATTTCCTCTACAATAAGAAAGAACAAGGATAAGAAACCGCTGCCTGTCAAAAAGAAATCACATAGCCTCCTCCGAGTAGAAACGTCATTGCACGCCCACAGTTCAAGTATGATCCCGTGTGGCAAATTTTTTCAAAGCCTCTTGATTTATTCTTTGGGCTACATGCACACAACACAGAAATCAGTCGAACTCGAAATCCAAAAGCGATTACTCGATGCATGCTGCAGAGATCGTGCTCCTTGTTGCTTATTCGAACAAAAACTATAGTGTGGACCCAGAATTGAAAATGACTTCAAATTTTGGACAGGCATGGAAGGACTTGCCCTTCAACGATATCGTGCACCTTGTTGCTTATTTGAACAAAAACCTCGCAGAAATCTCAAGAAAATGCAGGATGTAGCTCTCCCTCTGCggaaaatgcaagatcaagaacCAGCTTTATCTAAAATCACAAGAGCCAATATAATAATGGGAAGGATGGCCTAGGTAAAATACGGTTAACTGATAGCAAATCTTATGCAATGTATTAAATAAATctccattttcattttcaagttACACACTGTAAAAATTATTGGGAAGAATGGGAATAATAACTCCATAAACatgtaattatttctttttttaatgctcAATATTATACTGATCAAATTATAAGTGAAGTGAAGAGTGATAGCCTCATCTCTTAAGAGGGGATATTGTCCCGAGTTCTCCCAAAGCTAGCCAGCTTAAGATGAATaagactttttaaaatatttaagaaatatatttttattattatttatgtatgtGAGGGggtaattttcatttcataaaatataataaaaaaatatatcttacttatttttatagttttgttatTAAGTGGGGGCTATAGTTCACTAAACACCTAAACAAGCATGCAAGATCAAGAACCGACTTTATCAAGTGTTTGGTTTTCGCAAGTTAGAACGAACGAGGTGCGATATCGATCAAATGAACAAGATTTTCGGAATCTCTCGCTCAATGTCTTTCTGTGAATACAGTAGCTAGctagttttgatttattataaatGAACAAGCCTCACTGCAAGAAACCATATCAATCCACCAGATAGCTTAAACATAaccatttctctcttttttcacgACCCTTGAGAAAAAATGCAGATCTTCAGCAAAGTGTTGAGAGATACTGATGTCCGTGTTCGGTTCTCGTTCCCAACTCATTGCTTAGAGCATTTAGATTTTGCTGGAAATAATTATGTTGATTTGCTTGTCAAAGATAGCTATGGTGAGCTTCGAGTTATTCGTTGCCTGAAGAGGAAAGAAGATTATGACAAGCCAGTGCTTTCTAAGGGCTGGCGTCAATTTGTTGCTGATTATGGACTGAGAGTTGGTGACAAGGTTGTTCTTCATCGTGAGGATGACCATAACCTGGGGTCACAGTTCAGGATTGAAGCTAAGAGGAGAATCAATCTGTTTGGTGAGGAGGTTTGGGGTGAAGTGACAAGAGCTAACTAGCTATTATTTGCATGGAGCGTGGATGTTCGGCCAGATCCagatatatatagaagaatGAATTTCCTAAGTTtggtgtttttttgtgtgtaaatttatgtatgtttgagtctaattgaataaatatgttGCTGTTCTTAGTCACTTGAATATGTATTACGTGCATGTAATTCTCAGCAATaatggatttaattaattatatatagaagAATGTTGCTGTTCTTAGTTTCTTCAGGTTTTTACATTTCcaggtttttcaattttgttggtttttttcattttattttgtgcgCTTTTCAAGtgtctgaaaataaaaatttagctttataatttatttagaaagTTTAGAAAGGCCTTGaagcatttttataattttgttttgaaatttcatctttttatgcttcttttttagatcggattttttttaattttattatttaataataggtttattgagaattgaaccgcataatttgttttatttgagattattataatctcataactcgagtcatagatttgaaaagttaatctAGGTCGATCTTATATGTtgtcgttttaatattttttttttaaatatataattttacagactatatttttatcaatcatccaaattgtttttaaacttattaaattgattgagttaTATTGGTtgaactctaatttttttattaatgtttgaaatttgaattgtataatttaaattgaggttatacatttctttaagttaaaattataatggttgaattaatattttaaattatatatataaaaacaatacactcttaaaataatatattaaaatgcagtgaaactaaaacattttatttgaattgaaaaaacagAACGCTAACTGGAACGGATTTGTTTAAACAGAGCAATTGTAACATGGACTCCACCATTAGCCTGTGAACTCAAGATTCCAACTTCCCCTTTCCTTCCTAGTTTATGTGAAGTTTGCTTACTCATTCACATCAGAGgacagttttcttttctttatttttcttttgtaaagaaGTTTGAAGCATCAAGAAACTAGCTCAGTATTGATATTGAGAGTAATTCAATAAAGAAGCACTCAAACCATATCATACATAACTGAGAAGAGAAACTTACTTCGTTCCTCCTCCTCTTTTGGTAAGCCCAGATGGAGGGATTCGCAGAAGGCATCAAAATTGCCCCAAACCTGTAGCAAAACGCAAAGAAAGTTGGTTGGCATACAATACTCCTGCTATggaaattgaagaaagaaagcGATTTGGCATCGCTGCAGCAGCTAGAGAGATCTTGAAAGAGATGCTTAGCCTACCTCTTTACatttatcaaaaacaagaaCACCCAATATTCCAAGCCTGGTTCACATCCAAGATATTGAAGAGGTCAATGCAGACGAGAGTGTTGAGGTCAACAGCCAAGTCTCCATGATTTGCTTATTAATTGGATCCTCAAAAACAAAGAGCAAATACCATGAGAATATTCGAAAGCAATAATTGAAGGGGCTTAAGCAAAGATGCCGTTCATATATATTAAGAGATTAGGTAAAAAGAATGGGGAACTACCTGGAACGTAGGACGAGATTGCGTTTGAAGGAAAAGAAGCGGTATTATTTTGACTCACAATCTTGGAACAAGTACAAATAAGTCCTTCTCCTTTATAGTCTGGCTAATCTACCCCCAAGCTTTGTCTTGCCTTGGCCTTTTGCCCTCTCTCACACTGCAGGTATAAATCATGCTCGTCTTCTGTTTTCGCAGATACCAAACCCCAGCACTTATATTTGGAATACCATGATTAGAGGCTACTCTGAAGCCAAAATGGGCTATAGTGGCTTCTTGTTTTTCTGCCAAATGCTTCAGAATGGCGCTGAAATGGACTGTAGGAGCTTTGTTCTTGCGCTCAAAGCGTGCGAGCAGTTTTTGAGAGTTTTAGGAGGGAAATCAGTTCATTGTGGTATTCGAAAGATGGGTTTTGTTTATGCTATGTTGTTTCAAGATGGGTTGGCTCGTTTTTATGATCTGCGTGGTTGTTTGGGTTTTGCTTGACACTTGTTTGATGGAATTCCTGCTAGAGATGGATTTTCTGTCTATGACTGATGGGTATTCTAAGCGTAACTGTTGGGATGAGACTGGAAGCTATTTGACTCGATGTCAGTGGAGGGCAATGTAGAGCCAGAAGAGGTCACTATGATAGCCGCTCGTTCAGCTTGCTCGCAGAAGGGGGGTTTGAGATTAGGGAAGAGTTTTCACGAATAAGTAAAACTAGAAATGTAAATCACCATGAATGAGATTTTCACAGTTAAATCAGGTTGTGCTCTCATTGATGATATTTGGCATCCAGCATCTAAGAATTTTGGTACTTTACTCTGGCAAAGTATATTTGCTCCTAGAATTAAGATGATTATGTGGTTGTTGTTGCAGGGTAGTTTGAGTATTAAGGGATTTCTTGCCTACAGAAAAATTATTAGTTATACGGAAATTGAGACCATTGATCACCTTTTTATTCATTGCTATGTTACTTAGAGGTTCTAGAATCTTTTTATGCAATGGATTGGGTATGCTGAAGACTATTCAGCTTTTTTTACAGGAATGGAATCATTTGTTACATGGCTTAATTAGTTGCTGAAggttgagaatattttcaaaacatgaaaagaaattatttatatatgaatCATTAAGGTTTGATcttgatttaaatataaatcaactcaaaattttatgaaaattcaatagctaaaaaatgaaattcaaatttaataatcaagaaagaaattgaaaataagaaaaaggacATAAAGAACGGATCACAAGAGGACATATTAAGGCTCTGTTTTCGACACCTCCTTTATATTTAGAAAGATCTCAAAGCGAGATGATTGTAATTACACCTGGAATAACACCAAACAAGGTCGTAATTAACCCCAAACAAAACACCTAACTAATTACAACCTCGTTTGGTGGACTTCCAAGGTGTGACTGAATTGTATCGTCAAGAACTTTCTAACGGTACCAGATGTGTAAAAAACAAAGCTCCGGTGTGTCCCCGGTTACTCATTCCTTCTTTACTTTGTTTCTGTTGTAAATAATGGATACTATTTCAAAAGGTGTTTATCTAgtgtttatatagtgaactcTGATATAGGTATAGCGACCTCGATAGGCACAGGACCTTTAGGTTTGACAATCATGCTAAACCCAAAGAAATATGAGTTTGGCGAACATGCTAGATTCAAAATACTTGCGTTTGGCTATCATGTCAGGCCCAAGGTAATATGGATCTGGCGAACATGCCAGATCCAAAATACTTGGGTTTGACAATCAACCTAACCCAAGGCAAACATGTTAGCACTCTATAAATACCATGCGCTCTTACAAGGTGCTAAAAAAACCGTGGTATTATTTTTCTGTGTTTGCAAGGCTTGTTGGTATTTCCTTTCTATCTTGGTCGTTGTTTTCGTAACCCTTATCTTTAGACGAGGAACTTGTTGGATCTTGGAGGATAGCCTTGTGTTGAGGAAATATCCTTAAGGACAGTGTATGTACACGCCTCaagttatagtttgtttatgTTCGATGTATCTAGTTTTTACACTAATCTTAAGgatattttattaacatggacGAGAACACTACTGCCGACAACGTTGTTGCCCTAAACAATGTTGTTGTTGAGAACTCAGCTGCTGCCATCTCTCATGTCACCAGCTCTGCTGTTGTTGCCGCTATATCATTAGCTAAACCATTTCTCGTGTTTTACCGTAGACGACattgttcactttttttttaggtttgctaTAAATTTAAGGGGGGGGATATTAAACCCAGTTGAATTCATGGTCTGCGTTTACCCTAAATAAACTAAAGCATATGGGGTAAACGATATGCAGATGCACTGCTCACCCCCTCACGTTTTATTATGGACGAcactagttttgtttttttttaaggttttgctATAAATTTAAAGGGAAAATGTGTGAGGTGAACATCGTGCAACTGCATTATTCACCCCTTTATGTTTTACTATGGACGACattgtttactttttttatgtttactataaatttaaggggaaaaaaatattaaacctgGTTGAGCTCATGGTCCGGGTTCACCCCTCAAGTTTTACTATGGACGacattgttcaatttttttttgtttaggaaaaaatattttctttttttttggtttctatttttttaaattaatcttagttttatttttatttttatttttatttagattaatattctttctctcttttatgcTTTTCAGAAAGCTTATTTGAAatgacaattatattttaattatgcatttaatattttattcagaAGGTATTCCTTatgaatctatattttttaatcttttatatacatgaactttaattttgaaaataaaaagatatttattttcaaataatatttctaatatgtgcaaccttgcatattattttttaccttttattttattcaattaatttaatgtgtgtgtctatttttattatcatttaattgaataaaacaattattttaattaacaaatttagTAAACACAGCCGCGTAAATGTCACGTcttgcaaaattaaatattttaatctacaCTTATCTCTCGAGTTTTtcagtatttatttttagtcatcgtttatggttttttttcacttattaaGACATACAgttctcattgttttgattgtatgtatgtataattttttttttattttcacttggaatttttttaaatacaaaaaagtattgaaaaagtctatatataaatttttttgttatctagtataaactaaaagaggtGGTGCTTTTATTGTGCACTATCTTGTAAAATACTATTCATTTCAATagcattttttttgtcttttttttcttctaaatatatatttttttctaattttatacttcaatattttatttattgaaaattaggttttatgatttattgtGGTTTGCTTTATACGTGGTTAGCTCGATCTTGTAACCCATGTCACGGGTTTAGCGGGTTGACTCcaattttatttgtcttttttaattgacatttttttttcaatttcatcattcaacattaggttgattggaaattaggtttcatgatttattttggtttgcttgATATAagattatctcggtctcattaCTTGAGTcgcgggtttgacgggttaactttgTTAATTCgagtttttattgattttttttattggaattttttctatttcatccttcacatttagttgattatgaattaggcctcattaattattttggtttgctttctatgaggttatctcggtcttatgCTCGGGTCATGTGTTTCGTGGGTTAACCCGGATAAActcttattgttttgttgtatcctattttgaaatttaattttctttattttcaacctTTAACAATGAGCTTATtgaaaattaggcttcataattttttttatttgcttttaacAGGGCTATCACAGTCTCATGACCTTGATCGCGAGTT is part of the Populus nigra chromosome 8, ddPopNigr1.1, whole genome shotgun sequence genome and harbors:
- the LOC133700859 gene encoding uncharacterized protein LOC133700859, which codes for MQIFSKVLRDTDVRVRFSFPTHCLEHLDFAGNNYVDLLVKDSYGELRVIRCLKRKEDYDKPVLSKGWRQFVADYGLRVGDKVVLHREDDHNLGSQFRIEAKRRINLFGEEVWGEVTRAN